In Streptomyces ambofaciens ATCC 23877, a single genomic region encodes these proteins:
- a CDS encoding acetyl/propionyl/methylcrotonyl-CoA carboxylase subunit alpha → MISTVLVANRGEIACRVFRTCRAAGIRTVAVHSDADEDALHTRLADVAVRLPGTASADTYLRGDLVVKAATAAGADAVHPGYGFLSENAGFARAVTDAGLTWIGPPPEAIEAMASKTRAKALMGIAPLGEVTEADLPVLVKAAAGGGGRGMRVVRRLADLDAELTAARAEAASAFGDGEVFVEPYVEDGRHVEVQILADTHGTVWVLGTRDCSLQRRHQKVVEEAPAPGLDASLTRDLYEQAVRAARAVDYAGAGTVEFLVADGRAHFLEMNTRLQVEHPVTEAVFGIDLVALQLRVAEGHALDGEPPRPRGHAVEARLYAEDPANGWAPQTGRLHRLAVPDGIRLDTGYTDGDDIGVHYDPMLAKLVAHAPTRAEAVRRLAGALERAAVHGPVTNRDLLVRSLRHEEFTSARMDTGFYDRHLTALTEPAPDPLAPLAAALADASARSGRFGGWRNLPSGPQVKRYAVAGEEHEVRYHHTRTGLAAEGVRVVQADAGRVVLEADGVRRRFEVARYGDEIHVDATRLIALPRFPDPTTQLAPGSLLAPMPGTVVRVAEGLTEGATVEAGQPLLWLEAMKMEHRITAPVTGTLSALNAEPGRQVEVGALLAVVDGDAG, encoded by the coding sequence GTGATCAGCACCGTCCTCGTCGCCAACCGGGGCGAGATCGCCTGCCGGGTCTTCCGCACCTGCCGCGCGGCGGGCATCCGGACGGTCGCCGTGCACTCGGACGCCGACGAGGACGCCCTCCACACGCGCCTGGCGGACGTGGCCGTACGCCTGCCGGGCACCGCCTCCGCCGACACGTACCTGCGCGGCGACCTCGTCGTGAAGGCCGCGACCGCCGCCGGCGCCGACGCCGTGCACCCCGGGTACGGCTTCCTCTCGGAGAACGCCGGCTTCGCGCGGGCCGTCACCGACGCGGGCCTGACCTGGATCGGACCGCCGCCGGAGGCGATCGAGGCGATGGCGTCCAAGACCCGCGCCAAGGCGCTGATGGGCATCGCCCCCCTCGGCGAGGTCACCGAGGCGGACCTGCCGGTGCTGGTGAAGGCGGCGGCCGGCGGCGGCGGGCGCGGCATGCGCGTCGTAAGGCGGCTCGCCGACCTCGACGCCGAACTGACCGCCGCCCGCGCGGAGGCGGCGAGCGCCTTCGGCGACGGCGAGGTGTTCGTCGAGCCGTACGTCGAGGACGGCCGTCACGTCGAGGTGCAGATCCTCGCCGACACCCACGGCACGGTGTGGGTGCTCGGCACCCGGGACTGCTCCCTCCAGCGCCGCCACCAGAAGGTGGTCGAGGAGGCCCCGGCCCCCGGCCTGGACGCCTCCCTCACCCGGGACCTGTACGAACAGGCCGTACGGGCCGCCCGCGCCGTCGACTACGCCGGCGCCGGGACCGTCGAGTTCCTCGTCGCGGACGGCAGGGCGCACTTCCTGGAGATGAACACCCGTCTCCAGGTGGAGCACCCCGTCACCGAGGCGGTGTTCGGCATCGACCTGGTCGCCCTCCAGCTCCGCGTCGCCGAGGGCCACGCCCTGGACGGCGAGCCGCCGCGCCCGCGCGGCCACGCCGTCGAGGCCCGCCTGTACGCCGAGGACCCGGCGAACGGCTGGGCCCCGCAGACCGGCCGCCTGCACCGCCTCGCCGTCCCGGACGGCATCCGCCTGGACACCGGTTACACCGACGGCGACGACATCGGCGTGCACTACGACCCGATGCTGGCCAAGCTCGTCGCCCACGCGCCCACCCGCGCGGAGGCCGTCCGCCGGCTCGCCGGGGCCCTGGAGCGGGCGGCGGTCCACGGCCCGGTCACCAACCGGGACCTGCTCGTCCGCTCCCTGCGGCACGAGGAGTTCACCTCCGCCCGCATGGACACCGGCTTCTACGACCGCCACCTGACCGCCCTCACCGAGCCCGCCCCCGACCCCCTCGCCCCGCTGGCCGCCGCCCTCGCCGACGCGAGCGCCCGCTCCGGCCGCTTCGGGGGATGGCGCAACCTGCCCTCGGGGCCCCAGGTCAAGCGGTACGCCGTCGCGGGCGAGGAACACGAGGTCCGCTACCACCACACCCGCACCGGTCTCGCCGCCGAGGGCGTACGCGTCGTCCAGGCCGACGCCGGACGGGTCGTCCTGGAGGCGGACGGCGTACGGCGCCGCTTCGAGGTCGCCCGCTACGGCGACGAGATCCACGTCGACGCCACCCGCCTCATCGCCCTGCCCCGCTTCCCCGACCCCACCACCCAGCTCGCCCCCGGCTCCCTCCTCGCCCCCATGCCGGGCACGGTCGTCCGCGTCGCGGAGGGCCTGACCGAGGGCGCGACCGTGGAGGCGGGCCAGCCCTTGCTGTGGCTGGAGGCGATGAAGATGGAACACAGGATCACCGCCCCGGTCACGGGAACGCTGAGCGCTCTCAACGCCGAGCCCGGCAGGCAGGTGGAGGTCGGCGCCCTCCTGGCCGTGGTCGACGGGGACGCCGGTTAG
- a CDS encoding acyl-CoA carboxylase subunit beta encodes MTVLPSAVDPAAPDHRANREAMLAKLADLDAEHAKALAGGGEKYVARHRERGKLLARERIELLLDPDTPFLELSPLAAWGSEYAVGASLVTGIGVVEGVECLITANDPTVRGGASNPWSLKKALRANDIALANRLPCVSLVESGGADLPSQKEIFIPGGAIFRDLTRLSAAGIPTVAVVFGNSTAGGAYIPGMSDHVIMVKERAKVFLGGPPLVKMATGEESDDESLGGAEMHARTSGLADHFAVDEPDALRQARRVVARLNHRKAHPDPGPAEPPKCDPEELLGIVPGDLKVPFDPREVIARIVDASDFDEFKALYGTSLVTGWAALHGYPVGILANAQGVLFSEESQKAAQFIQLANQRDVPLLFLHNTTGYMVGREYEQGGIIKHGAMMINAVSNSRVPHLSVLMGASYGAGHYGMCGRAYDPRFLFAWPGAKSAVMGPQQLAGVLSIVARQSAAAKGLPYDDEGDAALRAMVEQQIESESLPVFLSGRLYDDGVIDPRDTRTVLGLCLSAVHTAPYQGARGGFGVFRM; translated from the coding sequence GTGACGGTCCTGCCCTCGGCCGTGGACCCGGCCGCCCCGGATCACCGGGCCAACCGCGAGGCCATGCTCGCCAAGCTCGCCGACCTGGACGCCGAGCACGCCAAGGCACTGGCCGGCGGCGGCGAGAAGTACGTCGCCCGGCACCGCGAGCGCGGCAAGCTCCTCGCCCGCGAGCGCATCGAGCTGCTCCTCGACCCCGACACGCCCTTCCTGGAGCTTTCGCCGCTCGCGGCCTGGGGGAGCGAGTACGCGGTCGGCGCCTCCCTCGTCACCGGCATCGGCGTCGTCGAGGGCGTCGAGTGCCTGATCACCGCCAACGACCCGACCGTGCGCGGTGGCGCCAGCAACCCCTGGTCGCTGAAGAAGGCCCTGCGCGCCAACGACATCGCCCTCGCCAACCGGCTGCCCTGCGTCAGCCTGGTCGAGTCCGGCGGCGCCGACCTGCCGTCCCAGAAGGAGATCTTCATCCCCGGCGGCGCGATCTTCCGCGACCTGACGCGGTTGTCGGCGGCCGGCATCCCCACCGTCGCCGTCGTCTTCGGCAACTCCACGGCGGGCGGCGCCTACATCCCCGGCATGTCCGACCACGTGATCATGGTCAAGGAGCGGGCGAAGGTGTTCCTCGGCGGGCCGCCGCTGGTCAAGATGGCGACCGGCGAGGAGAGCGACGACGAGTCGCTCGGCGGCGCCGAGATGCACGCCCGCACCTCCGGTCTCGCCGACCACTTCGCCGTGGACGAACCGGACGCGCTGCGCCAGGCGCGCAGGGTCGTCGCCCGGCTCAACCACCGCAAGGCGCACCCCGATCCGGGACCCGCCGAGCCCCCGAAGTGCGACCCGGAGGAACTCCTCGGTATCGTCCCGGGCGACCTCAAGGTCCCCTTCGACCCGCGCGAGGTGATCGCCCGGATCGTCGACGCCTCCGACTTCGACGAGTTCAAGGCGCTCTACGGGACGAGCCTGGTGACCGGCTGGGCGGCCCTGCACGGCTACCCGGTGGGCATCCTCGCCAACGCCCAGGGGGTCCTCTTCAGCGAGGAGTCGCAGAAGGCCGCCCAGTTCATCCAGCTCGCCAACCAGCGTGACGTCCCGCTCCTCTTCCTGCACAACACCACCGGCTACATGGTCGGCAGGGAGTACGAGCAGGGCGGCATCATCAAGCACGGCGCGATGATGATCAACGCGGTCTCCAACTCCCGCGTCCCGCACCTGTCCGTCCTCATGGGGGCCTCCTACGGCGCCGGCCACTACGGCATGTGCGGCCGGGCCTACGACCCGCGCTTCCTCTTCGCCTGGCCCGGCGCCAAGTCCGCCGTCATGGGCCCGCAGCAGCTCGCCGGCGTGCTCTCCATCGTCGCCCGCCAGTCCGCCGCCGCGAAGGGGCTGCCGTACGACGACGAGGGCGACGCGGCGCTGCGCGCCATGGTGGAGCAGCAGATCGAGTCCGAGTCACTGCCCGTGTTCCTGTCCGGGCGGCTCTACGACGACGGCGTCATCGACCCGCGCGACACCCGCACCGTCCTCGGGCTGTGCCTGTCGGCCGTCCACACCGCCCCCTACCAGGGGGCGCGCGGTGGCTTCGGCGTCTTCCGGATGTGA
- a CDS encoding acyclic terpene utilization AtuA family protein: MSVLRVGNASGFYGDRFDAMREMLTDGPLDVLTGDYLAELTMLILGRDRLKDPDAGYARTFLRQLEECLGLAHERGVRIVANAGGLNPAGLADAVRTLAGRFGLPVRVAHVEGDDRTAAHPGSLAAHAYLGGFGIARCLSAGADVVVTGRVTDAALVTGPAAAHFGWTPTDHDRLAGAVVAGHVLECGAQATGGNYAFFEDRAGDLRHPGFPLAELHADGTSVVTKHPGTGGFVDVGTVTAQLLYETGGARYAGPDVTARLDTVRLTQDGPDRVRIEGVRGEAPPPDLKVGLSRLGGFRNEVVFVLTGLGVEAKAALVREQMEPALGEIADVRWDLVRTDRPDAPTEETASALLRLVVRDADQRAVGRALSGAAVELALASYPGFHVLAPPGKGAPYGVFEEAYVPQGAVRHVAVLHDGRRVEVAPPPETAALDAVPEPPLPEPLPPGPVRRAALGLVAGARSGDKGGNANVGVWARSDEAWRWLAHELTADRFRELIPEARDLPVTRHVLPALRALNFVVEGILGEGVAAQARFDPQAKALGEWLRARHLDIPEVLL; encoded by the coding sequence GTGAGCGTGCTCCGCGTCGGCAACGCCTCGGGCTTCTACGGTGACCGCTTCGACGCCATGCGGGAGATGCTCACCGACGGCCCGCTGGACGTCCTGACCGGCGACTACCTCGCCGAGCTGACCATGCTGATCCTCGGCCGCGACCGGCTGAAGGACCCGGACGCCGGGTACGCGCGCACCTTCCTGCGGCAACTGGAGGAGTGCCTCGGCCTCGCCCACGAGCGGGGCGTCAGGATCGTCGCGAACGCGGGCGGACTCAACCCGGCGGGACTCGCCGACGCCGTCCGCACGCTGGCCGGCCGGTTCGGCCTCCCCGTACGGGTCGCGCACGTCGAGGGCGACGACCGCACCGCCGCCCACCCGGGCAGCCTCGCCGCCCACGCCTACCTCGGCGGCTTCGGCATCGCCCGGTGCCTGAGCGCGGGCGCCGACGTGGTCGTCACCGGGCGGGTCACCGACGCCGCGCTGGTCACCGGGCCCGCCGCCGCGCACTTCGGCTGGACGCCCACGGACCACGACCGGCTGGCGGGCGCGGTCGTCGCCGGACACGTCCTGGAGTGCGGGGCGCAGGCGACCGGCGGCAACTACGCGTTCTTCGAGGACCGCGCCGGGGATCTCCGGCACCCCGGCTTCCCCCTCGCCGAGCTGCACGCCGACGGCACCTCGGTCGTCACCAAGCACCCCGGCACCGGAGGCTTCGTCGACGTCGGCACGGTCACCGCCCAGCTGCTGTACGAGACGGGCGGCGCCCGGTACGCGGGACCCGACGTCACCGCCCGGCTGGACACCGTACGGCTCACCCAGGACGGGCCGGACCGGGTGCGGATCGAGGGCGTGCGCGGTGAGGCCCCGCCGCCCGATCTCAAGGTCGGCCTGAGCCGTCTCGGCGGCTTCCGCAACGAGGTCGTCTTCGTGCTCACCGGCCTCGGAGTCGAGGCCAAGGCCGCCCTCGTGCGGGAGCAGATGGAACCCGCCCTCGGCGAGATCGCCGACGTCCGCTGGGACCTCGTCCGCACCGACCGGCCCGACGCCCCGACCGAGGAGACGGCGAGCGCCCTGCTCAGGCTCGTGGTCCGCGACGCGGACCAGCGGGCCGTCGGACGGGCGCTGAGCGGCGCAGCCGTCGAGCTGGCCCTCGCCAGCTACCCCGGCTTCCACGTGCTCGCGCCCCCCGGGAAGGGCGCGCCCTACGGGGTCTTCGAGGAGGCCTACGTCCCCCAGGGCGCCGTCCGCCATGTGGCCGTCCTCCACGACGGGCGCCGGGTCGAGGTGGCGCCGCCCCCGGAGACCGCCGCCCTCGACGCCGTACCGGAGCCGCCTCTGCCCGAGCCGCTCCCGCCCGGGCCCGTACGCCGGGCCGCCCTCGGCCTCGTCGCCGGGGCCCGCAGCGGCGACAAGGGCGGCAACGCCAACGTCGGCGTGTGGGCGCGGTCCGACGAGGCCTGGCGCTGGCTCGCGCACGAGCTGACCGCCGACCGGTTCCGGGAGCTGATCCCCGAGGCCCGCGACCTGCCCGTCACCCGGCACGTTCTTCCCGCCCTGCGCGCCCTCAACTTCGTCGTCGAGGGCATCCTCGGCGAGGGGGTCGCCGCGCAGGCCCGCTTCGACCCGCAGGCCAAGGCGCTCGGCGAGTGGCTGCGCGCCCGCCACCTGGACATTCCAGAGGTACTCCTGTGA
- a CDS encoding TIGR03084 family metal-binding protein yields MSDPTPVIDDLREESEELDALVARLSPEEWRLATPAPRWTIAHQIAHLTWTDRAALLAVTDEKGFAGLVEQALAAPDRYVDDGADEGARQPPDELLATWREGRAALGEALRDSAPGARFPWYGPPMAAASMATARLMETWAHGLDVADALGVTRPPTGRLRHIARIGVRARDFAHAAHGLTPPAEPFRVELTAPGGDLWTYGPEDARQRVTGPALDFCLLATQRAHRADLALRAEGPDADRWLDIAQAFAGPPGAGRPPRGAGR; encoded by the coding sequence GTGTCCGACCCCACGCCCGTGATCGACGACCTGCGCGAAGAGAGCGAGGAACTCGACGCGCTGGTCGCGCGGTTGAGCCCCGAGGAGTGGCGCCTCGCCACCCCCGCGCCCCGCTGGACGATCGCCCACCAGATCGCGCACCTGACCTGGACCGACCGGGCCGCCCTGCTGGCCGTCACCGACGAGAAGGGCTTCGCCGGCCTGGTCGAGCAGGCCCTCGCGGCACCCGACCGGTACGTCGACGACGGCGCCGACGAAGGCGCCCGGCAGCCCCCCGACGAGCTGCTGGCCACCTGGCGGGAGGGGCGCGCCGCCCTCGGCGAGGCGCTGCGCGACTCGGCCCCCGGCGCCCGGTTCCCCTGGTACGGCCCGCCCATGGCCGCCGCCTCCATGGCCACCGCCCGCCTGATGGAGACCTGGGCCCACGGCCTCGACGTGGCCGACGCCCTCGGCGTCACCCGCCCGCCCACCGGCCGGCTGCGGCACATCGCCCGGATCGGCGTCCGCGCCCGGGACTTCGCCCACGCGGCCCACGGCCTCACGCCGCCGGCCGAGCCGTTCCGCGTGGAACTCACCGCCCCCGGCGGCGACCTGTGGACGTACGGTCCCGAGGACGCCCGCCAGCGCGTCACCGGCCCCGCCCTCGACTTCTGCCTCCTCGCCACCCAGCGCGCCCACCGCGCCGACCTCGCCCTGCGGGCCGAGGGCCCGGACGCCGACCGCTGGCTGGACATCGCCCAGGCCTTCGCGGGGCCGCCCGGAGCGGGCAGGCCGCCGAGGGGAGCCGGCCGGTGA
- a CDS encoding EamA family transporter, with the protein MSTPSATPGTPAPAASLAGPEAAGAAGRASAAGPASAPGGGPADGGRWGALGPVGLVLAGGLSVQFGAALAVSLMPRAGALGVVTLRLVVAAVVLLLICRPRLRGHSRADWGTVVVFGVAMAGMNGLFYQAVDRIPLGPAVTLEVLGPLALSVFASRRAVNLVWAALALAGVFLLSGGGFDSLDPAGAAFALGAGVMWAAYIVFSARTGRRFPQADGLALAMAVGAVLFLPLGIAESGGELIDPVTLALGAGVALLSSVLPYTLELLALRRLPAPTFAILMSLEPAIAAAAGFLILDQALTATQSAAIALVIAASMGAVRTQMGRRRTKALPELP; encoded by the coding sequence GTGAGTACCCCCAGCGCTACCCCCGGCACCCCCGCCCCGGCCGCCTCCCTGGCGGGCCCCGAGGCAGCGGGAGCCGCCGGCCGGGCGTCCGCCGCCGGCCCCGCGTCCGCTCCGGGCGGCGGCCCGGCCGACGGAGGCCGGTGGGGTGCCCTCGGCCCCGTCGGACTGGTCCTCGCCGGCGGCCTCTCCGTGCAGTTCGGCGCGGCGCTGGCGGTGAGCCTGATGCCGCGGGCCGGTGCGCTCGGCGTGGTGACGCTGCGGCTGGTCGTGGCCGCCGTCGTGCTGCTCCTGATCTGCCGGCCGCGGCTGCGCGGGCACTCGCGGGCCGACTGGGGCACGGTCGTCGTCTTCGGCGTCGCCATGGCCGGCATGAACGGCCTCTTCTACCAGGCCGTCGACCGCATCCCCCTCGGTCCGGCCGTCACCCTCGAGGTGCTCGGCCCGCTCGCGCTCTCCGTCTTCGCCTCCCGCCGCGCGGTCAACCTGGTCTGGGCCGCGCTCGCCCTGGCCGGCGTCTTCCTGCTCAGCGGCGGCGGCTTCGACAGCCTCGACCCGGCCGGTGCCGCCTTCGCGCTCGGAGCGGGTGTCATGTGGGCGGCGTACATCGTGTTCAGCGCGCGCACCGGGCGCCGTTTCCCGCAGGCCGACGGGCTGGCTCTCGCGATGGCGGTCGGGGCGGTGCTGTTCCTGCCGCTGGGCATCGCCGAGTCGGGGGGCGAGCTGATCGACCCGGTGACCCTGGCGCTGGGTGCCGGGGTCGCCCTGCTCTCCTCCGTACTGCCCTACACCCTGGAGCTCCTCGCGCTGCGCCGGCTGCCCGCGCCGACCTTCGCGATCCTCATGAGCCTGGAGCCCGCCATCGCCGCGGCGGCCGGTTTCCTCATCCTCGACCAGGCCCTGACCGCGACCCAGTCCGCCGCCATCGCGCTGGTCATCGCGGCCAGCATGGGAGCGGTGCGGACCCAGATGGGACGCAGGCGGACCAAGGCGCTCCCGGAGCTGCCGTAG
- a CDS encoding NUDIX hydrolase, translated as MRRLLARLWRLLRPVQSRVMWLLHTKYVVGVTGVVRDDEGRVLLLKHRMWPPGRQWGLPSGFARKGEDFRRTVVREVREETNLDVEVGRLVMLNSGLRTRLEVAYEARLLGGELRIDPFEILEARWCRPDDLPEDVQPVCRPLVRGETTP; from the coding sequence GTGAGACGACTCCTCGCCCGCCTGTGGCGCCTCCTGCGCCCGGTGCAGAGCCGCGTGATGTGGCTGCTGCACACGAAGTACGTGGTCGGTGTGACCGGCGTCGTCCGCGACGACGAGGGACGGGTCCTGCTGCTGAAGCACCGGATGTGGCCGCCGGGCCGCCAGTGGGGGCTGCCGAGCGGCTTCGCGCGCAAGGGCGAGGACTTCCGGCGCACCGTGGTGCGCGAGGTCAGGGAGGAGACGAACCTCGACGTGGAGGTGGGCCGTCTGGTCATGCTCAACAGCGGCCTGCGCACCCGCCTGGAGGTCGCCTACGAGGCCCGGCTGCTCGGCGGTGAACTGCGCATCGACCCGTTCGAGATCCTGGAGGCCCGCTGGTGCCGCCCGGACGACCTCCCCGAGGACGTCCAGCCGGTGTGCCGTCCGCTGGTGCGGGGCGAGACGACGCCCTGA
- a CDS encoding dihydrofolate reductase family protein — protein MTVTADLSISLDGCVAGPNVTLDNPGGDGAGPVFEWIHTLASWRERQGLAGGVDNRDSELMREWFDATGAVVMGRTMYETGEEFWGDDPPFRTPVFVLTHRPRPTLVKEGGTTFTFVTDGIRRALDRAQAAAGDRNVDIAGGADTVRQYLGAGLIDELQLHVVPALLGEGLRLFEGAGAVRRDLEPVRVVHTPLATHLKYRFGT, from the coding sequence ATGACCGTGACCGCTGACCTGTCCATCTCCCTCGACGGCTGTGTCGCCGGCCCGAACGTCACCCTGGACAACCCGGGAGGCGACGGCGCCGGGCCGGTCTTCGAGTGGATCCACACCCTGGCGAGCTGGCGCGAGCGCCAGGGCCTGGCCGGCGGGGTGGACAACCGCGACTCCGAGCTGATGCGGGAGTGGTTCGACGCCACCGGGGCGGTGGTCATGGGCCGGACGATGTACGAGACCGGCGAGGAGTTCTGGGGCGACGACCCGCCCTTCCGCACCCCGGTCTTCGTCCTCACCCACCGCCCCCGGCCCACCCTGGTCAAGGAGGGCGGCACCACCTTCACCTTCGTCACCGACGGCATCCGGCGCGCCCTCGACCGGGCCCAGGCCGCCGCCGGCGACCGGAACGTCGACATCGCGGGCGGCGCGGACACCGTACGCCAGTACCTCGGGGCCGGGCTCATCGACGAACTCCAGCTGCACGTGGTGCCGGCGCTCCTCGGTGAGGGGCTGCGGCTCTTCGAGGGAGCGGGCGCCGTCCGACGGGATCTCGAACCCGTCCGGGTGGTCCACACACCCCTGGCCACCCACCTGAAATACCGCTTCGGGACGTGA